A stretch of Candidatus Hinthialibacter antarcticus DNA encodes these proteins:
- a CDS encoding MFS transporter yields the protein MRFFFPTSINVVIASFIIQSCLGGIYAWSVYTPPLIEGYHLTAAQLGLIFGLTITSFTISMVGGGRLLTVWSPRACSLACAGLFGGGYWLASFSAGNFWLLLLGAGVMVGAGIGLGYLSAITVCIQWHPAYKGLITGVAVAGFGGGSIIVAFVAQRLIDGGMEVLNVLLAIGAASALLTALAACALRLPKIKKQTEAQSLNQAPLRQLVASPTFIAMSLGMFAGTFGGLLIIANLKPLGLYEGYTSAQSAFAISIFAVGNISGRVLWGAIYDRIGWTAIPLSLLLLGASSLALQLMFSYGAYLVCIALIGFSFGACFVLYAAHIAAQYGSGRVNDLYPIVFLVYGASGVAGPWIGGRIYDLTGSYANAIWLCLAVALPCALASAALLRREKHHHSDCN from the coding sequence ATGAGATTTTTTTTCCCCACGTCAATCAACGTCGTCATCGCTTCGTTCATCATACAGTCATGTTTGGGGGGCATTTACGCCTGGAGCGTTTACACGCCGCCCTTGATCGAAGGCTACCACCTGACCGCCGCGCAACTGGGGCTGATCTTCGGGCTGACCATTACATCTTTCACCATCTCGATGGTCGGCGGCGGGCGCTTGCTCACCGTGTGGAGCCCGCGGGCGTGTTCGTTGGCCTGCGCGGGATTGTTCGGCGGCGGCTATTGGCTCGCCTCGTTTTCGGCGGGCAATTTCTGGCTATTGCTGTTGGGCGCCGGCGTCATGGTGGGCGCGGGCATCGGCCTGGGCTACCTCAGCGCGATCACCGTGTGCATCCAGTGGCACCCCGCCTATAAAGGCCTCATCACCGGCGTCGCAGTGGCGGGCTTCGGCGGCGGCTCGATCATCGTCGCCTTCGTTGCGCAGCGCCTCATCGACGGCGGCATGGAGGTACTGAACGTCTTGCTCGCCATCGGCGCCGCTTCGGCGCTGTTGACTGCGCTGGCGGCCTGTGCGCTTCGCCTTCCCAAAATAAAAAAGCAAACCGAAGCCCAATCGCTCAACCAGGCGCCGCTGCGTCAATTGGTCGCGTCACCCACCTTCATCGCCATGTCGCTGGGCATGTTCGCCGGCACGTTCGGCGGCTTGTTAATCATCGCCAACCTCAAACCGCTGGGGCTGTATGAGGGCTATACCTCAGCCCAATCGGCATTCGCCATCAGCATCTTCGCGGTGGGCAACATCAGCGGGCGGGTGTTATGGGGCGCGATTTATGACCGCATCGGTTGGACGGCGATTCCATTGTCGCTGTTGTTATTGGGCGCATCCTCGCTCGCGCTGCAACTCATGTTTTCCTACGGCGCCTACCTGGTTTGCATCGCCCTGATCGGCTTTTCATTTGGCGCCTGTTTTGTGTTATACGCCGCCCACATCGCCGCCCAATATGGAAGCGGGCGCGTCAATGATTTGTATCCGATTGTATTTTTGGTGTATGGCGCATCCGGCGTCGCAGGCCCGTGGATCGGCGGACGCATTTATGATCTGACGGGATCATACGCAAACGCAATCTGGCTATGCCTCGCCGTCGCCTTGCCCTGCGCCCTCGCCTCCGCAGCGCTGCTGCGAAGAGAAAAACACCATCATTCGGACTGTAATTAA
- a CDS encoding MotA/TolQ/ExbB proton channel family protein, with the protein MNNRILTAAALVIVFAIGIHTVGFAQPDSATQAVSGALTGDEGEQGMTLFNLLQTGGWVMAVLAALSILTLTLVIYYFTILTEGRLLPGDFVTQLRNFARDQKLEEISRLCRRSRGMLAKVVLAGVNRAPNDPTAVSAAMEAVGKREAQGLMRKVRYLSDVATVAPMLGLLGTVLGMIQAFNFIAFDISAVKPVALASAVAQALVTTAAGLIVAIPSMGFYFFFRSRLEGIIGRVEEIASETADQIAHPPQSTARKTVRKTTTARAKKTTA; encoded by the coding sequence ATGAATAACCGAATCCTCACCGCAGCCGCACTTGTAATCGTATTCGCCATTGGAATCCACACTGTGGGCTTCGCCCAGCCCGACAGCGCCACCCAGGCCGTAAGTGGGGCGTTGACGGGGGATGAAGGCGAACAAGGCATGACCCTGTTCAACCTGTTGCAGACTGGCGGGTGGGTGATGGCAGTGTTGGCGGCGCTGTCGATTTTGACGCTGACGCTGGTGATTTATTACTTCACGATCCTAACCGAAGGGCGCTTGTTGCCGGGTGATTTTGTCACGCAATTGCGCAACTTCGCCCGCGACCAGAAACTCGAAGAAATTTCGCGTCTGTGCCGCCGTTCGCGGGGTATGCTCGCAAAAGTCGTATTGGCGGGCGTGAATAGGGCGCCCAACGACCCCACCGCCGTCAGCGCGGCGATGGAAGCGGTCGGCAAGCGTGAGGCGCAGGGGCTGATGCGCAAGGTGCGCTATTTGTCTGACGTCGCCACTGTGGCGCCAATGTTGGGGCTGCTGGGGACAGTGCTCGGGATGATTCAGGCGTTTAATTTCATTGCGTTCGATATCAGCGCGGTGAAGCCGGTCGCGTTGGCTAGCGCGGTCGCGCAGGCGCTGGTAACGACCGCCGCCGGGTTGATTGTGGCGATTCCCAGCATGGGCTTCTACTTCTTTTTCCGCAGCCGCCTGGAAGGCATCATCGGGCGGGTGGAGGAAATCGCGTCCGAAACCGCTGACCAGATCGCCCATCCACCGCAATCCACTGCGCGCAAGACGGTGCGAAAAACCACCACCGCGCGCGCCAAGAAAACCACGGCCTAA
- a CDS encoding biopolymer transporter ExbD has translation MNLLPKEASEEPVIPMAPMIDIIFLLLIFFITTSIFARLENELSITVPTAESSVPPKRDLGELIVNVKDDGSIIVNQKQITIDQLGLLVSRIAKQFPDQSVIIRGDRGTRFEDAVSILDVCAKSGVWNVSFAALPPEEGEAVGG, from the coding sequence ATGAACCTATTACCGAAAGAAGCCAGCGAAGAGCCGGTCATCCCGATGGCGCCGATGATCGACATCATCTTTTTGCTGCTGATCTTTTTTATCACGACTTCGATTTTCGCCCGGCTCGAAAATGAATTGTCGATTACCGTGCCGACGGCGGAATCATCGGTCCCGCCCAAGCGCGACCTGGGCGAATTGATCGTCAACGTCAAAGACGACGGCTCGATCATCGTTAATCAAAAACAAATTACCATCGACCAACTCGGTTTGCTGGTTTCGCGCATCGCCAAACAGTTTCCCGACCAGTCAGTCATCATTCGCGGCGACCGGGGAACCCGGTTTGAAGACGCGGTATCAATCTTAGACGTGTGCGCGAAATCCGGCGTATGGAACGTATCGTTTGCGGCGCTGCCGCCCGAAGAAGGTGAAGCCGTCGGCGGCTGA
- a CDS encoding tetratricopeptide repeat protein, producing MALHCCAALLAALAMCAVASAQNAAGEAVLSASQQARIEQQDLDFADGLYQRGMFESAARHYEEFIDKHSQSSNRELAMFRQAESLYQHATKILDGDPLNGNLFYIDARSILQALIEEFPNGAKRFDARMRLGEIGYKIGDAEGGLPHLEYVVKEAKEPTVIESALFYAARCYDRLGQNPKAETNYKRIREQYRKGAFGAFASFLLGELLSKQDRLDEAVPVLNHLWQNQNDYQIPEGSGLIGDAQLLAAQLLYKQDRYTEAANAYRAFAESSPDGSQKARAQYGAAWAEYQQQNYPAALTIAAQLKRQFLPADMVPGILFLQGACSYQKKTYQDAISYFRETIANPDAGEYRDRAWYQLAWSYYLAGDYSQTEVECRNLLRIGSTPDVAAKLHFLLGQAYAQQEKYETAAEELMKVELLDPASDFCEDALYLLADLLYRAEQYSRASHEFARYYKKYPDSERTRQSLVWATNAAFAAKDYANAIDLAEQLMRTYPDIPSLHDLLYRKALAQYHLKQLDDALDTLLMLSQSDRSEERKPEALYWQAYIYEMKQNLTRASSVYGELLERYPQFGNNDEVRLRKAFCDYQDEKFDEAYDGFRLLLDSPKQKDVPVEIGFWMIVYADEAERHEDALQVAEALLKIHQKDDVQERARIAQGNQLIALQKWAQAKLSAEAFLKTFPDSLFKPEIHWVLAKALEGLGESDKAAQYFEESLLQLQAMANPDPDFEAKIYVDMGRVLDSQNKRKEALDAFLRVAILFDHPRLTPEAMYRAIRCHLADEQTSEAATLMDELVEKYPDSQWGRRAREEFQSLAQPAP from the coding sequence ATGGCTCTTCATTGCTGCGCGGCGCTGTTGGCGGCGCTGGCGATGTGTGCGGTTGCCTCTGCGCAAAACGCCGCAGGCGAGGCGGTACTGTCGGCGTCGCAACAAGCGCGGATCGAGCAGCAAGACCTCGATTTCGCCGACGGCTTATATCAACGCGGTATGTTCGAGAGCGCGGCGCGTCATTATGAGGAGTTCATCGACAAGCACTCACAATCGAGCAACCGTGAACTGGCTATGTTTCGCCAGGCCGAGTCGCTCTATCAACATGCGACCAAAATTCTCGACGGCGACCCGCTCAACGGCAACCTGTTTTATATTGACGCCCGCAGCATCTTGCAGGCGCTGATTGAAGAGTTCCCAAACGGCGCCAAACGCTTCGACGCCCGCATGAGGCTGGGCGAGATCGGCTACAAGATCGGCGACGCCGAAGGCGGCCTGCCGCACTTGGAATACGTCGTTAAAGAAGCGAAGGAACCGACGGTGATCGAGTCGGCGCTGTTTTATGCGGCGCGTTGCTATGACCGCCTGGGGCAAAATCCCAAAGCGGAAACCAATTACAAACGCATTCGCGAGCAATACCGCAAAGGCGCATTTGGAGCGTTCGCTTCGTTTCTGCTGGGTGAATTGCTGTCAAAACAAGACCGCTTAGACGAAGCCGTCCCCGTACTCAATCACCTCTGGCAAAATCAAAACGACTATCAAATTCCCGAAGGCTCCGGCCTCATTGGCGACGCGCAATTGCTCGCGGCGCAATTGCTGTACAAACAAGACCGCTATACCGAAGCCGCAAACGCCTACCGCGCCTTCGCTGAATCCAGCCCGGACGGCTCCCAAAAAGCGCGGGCGCAATACGGCGCCGCCTGGGCCGAATATCAACAACAAAACTACCCCGCCGCGCTGACCATCGCCGCGCAATTGAAGCGCCAGTTTCTGCCCGCCGATATGGTGCCCGGCATCTTGTTTTTGCAGGGCGCCTGTTCGTATCAGAAAAAAACCTACCAGGACGCCATCAGCTATTTTCGCGAGACGATTGCCAACCCCGACGCGGGCGAATACCGCGACCGCGCCTGGTATCAACTGGCGTGGTCGTATTATCTGGCGGGCGATTATTCGCAGACGGAAGTCGAGTGCCGCAACCTACTGCGCATTGGCTCCACGCCGGATGTCGCCGCCAAGTTGCATTTTCTTTTAGGACAGGCGTACGCGCAGCAAGAAAAATACGAAACCGCCGCCGAGGAATTGATGAAGGTCGAGTTGCTCGACCCGGCCAGCGACTTCTGCGAAGACGCGCTCTATCTGTTGGCGGACTTGCTCTACCGCGCAGAGCAATACAGCCGCGCCAGCCATGAGTTTGCGCGGTATTACAAGAAATACCCGGATTCAGAACGCACCCGGCAGTCTTTGGTTTGGGCGACCAACGCCGCCTTCGCCGCCAAAGATTATGCGAACGCGATTGATCTCGCCGAGCAATTAATGCGCACCTATCCTGATATCCCGTCGCTGCACGATTTGCTCTATCGCAAAGCGCTGGCGCAATACCATCTCAAACAATTAGACGACGCGCTCGATACGCTGCTCATGCTGTCGCAATCCGACCGCAGCGAAGAACGTAAGCCCGAAGCGCTCTACTGGCAGGCGTACATCTATGAGATGAAACAAAACCTGACGCGGGCGTCCAGCGTCTACGGCGAGTTGTTGGAGCGCTACCCGCAATTCGGCAATAACGACGAGGTGCGGTTGCGCAAGGCGTTCTGCGACTATCAGGACGAAAAATTCGACGAAGCCTACGACGGCTTTCGCTTGTTGCTCGATAGTCCCAAACAGAAAGACGTCCCCGTCGAGATCGGCTTCTGGATGATCGTTTACGCCGACGAAGCCGAACGCCATGAAGACGCGCTGCAAGTGGCGGAGGCGCTGTTGAAAATCCACCAGAAAGATGACGTGCAAGAACGCGCCCGAATCGCCCAAGGCAATCAACTGATCGCCCTGCAAAAATGGGCGCAAGCGAAACTAAGCGCCGAAGCATTCTTGAAGACATTTCCCGATAGTTTATTCAAGCCGGAAATTCACTGGGTGCTGGCCAAGGCGCTTGAAGGCCTCGGCGAGAGCGATAAGGCCGCCCAATATTTTGAAGAAAGCCTGTTGCAGTTGCAGGCGATGGCCAATCCCGACCCCGATTTTGAAGCCAAGATTTACGTCGATATGGGCCGAGTGTTGGACTCGCAAAACAAACGCAAAGAAGCGCTGGACGCTTTTCTGCGCGTCGCCATCTTGTTTGACCATCCCCGCCTGACGCCGGAAGCGATGTACCGCGCCATTCGCTGCCACCTCGCTGACGAACAGACCAGTGAAGCCGCGACGTTGATGGATGAACTGGTCGAAAAATATCCTGACTCGCAATGGGGCCGCCGCGCGCGCGAAGAATTTCAATCGCTGGCGCAACCGGCGCCCTAA
- a CDS encoding VWA domain-containing protein, producing the protein MSQAAYSPTWNAAASRRSTADRFLVVALVASLALHGGFVLWSYFKIVNVAQQAQDDLETLFKVNLDQLTSSNFVSRPNQRQLIEERERVLEQEVIERAEARQRAVEGAISQMGVPFDGDVPSSQGSSSDLFIDDRSAQNLVTSELGKASVMDFEDDAGVNSIMDNVAPIPKMALLGRGTGSGRSLLANLPPPVLDDQPAVQRSMENDILAQTAPPVPDVEAEDPPIILPPVTELLPSPDLIKPSDFKSTLPSEEAAKQAIEERFVKLDDLLDVELKTYHHIGGDGYFMLRLRPKGADDRLRVLPKDVVFVLDASRSMGSRRLRTIKGEVNDMLGRMREGDRFNVVGFKGRVDLFTETLAPVSPDSIQQAKEFLIDLDSSGHTDIYRSMEPLVKLGVERARPLILLLFSDGRPSVGVVNSRKIINNLTQYRGPSTSIFCVGSGMQINRYLLDMLAFRNRGLVAFEPEREGLPQVIQSVYGYVEDPVLLRVEADFGFLDKSEVFPKRLPDLFLKGELRIWGRLQQQDYITVRITGEAFDEQKETILRLPVPEIDNATFEVARQWALHKIYDLIGRMVEEGETPQILQEIQSISDTYNVVTPYSEQID; encoded by the coding sequence ATGTCTCAAGCCGCTTATTCGCCCACATGGAACGCCGCCGCATCGCGACGCTCAACCGCTGACCGTTTTTTGGTTGTTGCGTTGGTTGCATCGTTGGCGCTGCATGGCGGGTTTGTATTGTGGTCGTATTTCAAAATCGTCAATGTCGCCCAACAGGCGCAAGACGACCTCGAAACCTTGTTCAAAGTGAACCTCGACCAGCTGACGTCGAGTAACTTCGTTTCGCGGCCCAACCAACGTCAATTGATCGAAGAACGCGAGCGCGTATTAGAGCAAGAAGTGATTGAACGGGCCGAAGCGCGGCAACGGGCCGTTGAAGGCGCCATCTCACAGATGGGGGTTCCATTTGACGGCGACGTGCCCTCCAGCCAGGGATCATCGTCTGATTTATTTATTGACGACCGCTCGGCGCAAAACCTGGTCACCTCCGAGCTGGGCAAAGCCTCGGTAATGGATTTTGAAGATGACGCAGGCGTTAACTCGATCATGGACAACGTCGCGCCCATCCCGAAGATGGCGCTGTTGGGACGCGGCACCGGTTCAGGACGCAGCCTGCTGGCGAACCTGCCGCCGCCCGTGTTGGACGACCAGCCTGCCGTGCAGCGCTCGATGGAAAACGACATCCTGGCGCAAACCGCGCCGCCCGTCCCCGATGTGGAAGCCGAAGACCCGCCCATCATCCTGCCGCCGGTGACGGAACTGCTGCCATCGCCTGATCTCATAAAACCCAGCGACTTCAAGTCAACGCTGCCGTCTGAAGAAGCCGCCAAACAGGCGATCGAAGAACGCTTTGTGAAATTAGACGACCTGCTCGACGTGGAGTTGAAAACCTATCATCACATCGGCGGCGACGGGTATTTCATGCTGCGGTTGCGTCCCAAAGGCGCCGACGACCGCTTGCGCGTCTTGCCCAAAGACGTGGTGTTTGTGCTCGACGCCTCACGCAGTATGGGCAGCCGCCGCTTGCGTACGATCAAGGGTGAAGTGAACGACATGCTGGGGCGGATGCGCGAGGGCGACCGCTTTAACGTGGTCGGTTTCAAAGGCCGGGTCGATTTGTTTACCGAAACCCTGGCGCCGGTCAGCCCCGATTCGATTCAGCAAGCAAAAGAGTTTCTCATTGATCTCGACTCGTCAGGCCACACCGATATTTATCGCTCGATGGAGCCGCTGGTCAAACTCGGCGTCGAGCGCGCCCGCCCGTTGATTCTATTATTGTTCAGCGACGGCCGCCCGTCGGTGGGCGTGGTCAATAGCCGCAAGATCATCAACAACCTGACTCAATATCGCGGGCCGAGTACGTCGATATTTTGCGTAGGCAGCGGGATGCAGATCAACCGCTACCTGCTCGACATGCTAGCGTTTCGCAACCGCGGCCTGGTCGCGTTTGAACCCGAGCGCGAGGGCCTGCCGCAAGTCATTCAATCGGTTTATGGATATGTGGAAGACCCTGTCTTGTTGCGGGTCGAGGCGGACTTTGGCTTCCTCGATAAAAGCGAAGTGTTCCCCAAACGGCTGCCGGACTTATTTCTCAAAGGCGAGTTGCGAATCTGGGGGCGCTTGCAGCAGCAGGATTACATCACCGTTCGCATCACCGGCGAAGCGTTTGACGAACAGAAAGAAACCATCCTGCGCCTGCCGGTGCCAGAGATCGACAACGCCACCTTTGAAGTCGCCCGCCAATGGGCGCTGCATAAAATTTATGACCTGATCGGGCGCATGGTCGAAGAAGGCGAAACGCCGCAAATTTTGCAAGAAATCCAGTCCATCAGCGACACCTACAACGTCGTCACTCCCTACTCAGAACAAATCGACTAG
- a CDS encoding prepilin-type N-terminal cleavage/methylation domain-containing protein produces MRKSGFTLIELLIVVAIIGILAAIAVPNFLNAQIRAKVARSQADMRSTLTAVEQMRLERGLMLVDFWDDDTDWGKKRMAEDFGGVGDVGEANRRQVHVLAPLTSPISYMSSVPQDPFAPNSLESASGGHSERFGISGNDVYYYADFDMQSDSGGYGGTQYNPPFKKGDYILMAFGPASAEVYATNGIRFGIPYDVSNGTHSIGDIMMKSGGGTVRSDGR; encoded by the coding sequence ATGCGTAAATCGGGTTTTACATTGATTGAATTACTCATTGTCGTCGCCATTATTGGAATTTTGGCTGCGATTGCCGTCCCCAACTTTTTAAACGCCCAAATCCGCGCCAAGGTCGCCCGGTCTCAGGCCGATATGCGGTCAACGCTGACCGCCGTTGAACAGATGCGCCTCGAGCGCGGCTTGATGCTCGTTGACTTCTGGGACGACGACACCGACTGGGGCAAAAAGCGAATGGCTGAAGATTTTGGCGGCGTGGGCGACGTGGGAGAAGCAAATCGCCGTCAGGTTCATGTGTTGGCGCCGCTCACCAGTCCGATTTCGTATATGAGTTCCGTCCCGCAAGATCCATTCGCGCCCAACTCTCTTGAAAGCGCATCCGGCGGACACTCTGAACGCTTTGGAATCTCAGGCAATGATGTGTATTACTACGCTGATTTTGATATGCAATCTGATAGCGGCGGCTACGGCGGAACTCAATATAACCCGCCCTTCAAAAAAGGCGATTACATTTTGATGGCGTTTGGGCCGGCGTCGGCGGAGGTGTATGCGACAAACGGCATCCGCTTCGGCATCCCTTATGACGTGTCGAACGGCACTCATAGCATTGGCGATATTATGATGAAATCCGGCGGCGGGACAGTGCGTTCTGACGGTCGCTAA
- a CDS encoding catalase encodes MNDKKKLTTMAGAPVPDNQNAMTAGPRGPMLLQDVWFLEKLAHFDREVIPERRMHAKGSGAYGAFTVTHDISKYTKANIFSEIGKKTDLFVRFSTVAGERGAADAERDIRGFAIKFYTEEGNWDLVGNNTPVFFLRDPLKFPDLNHAVKRDPKTNLRSARNNWDFWTSLPEALHQVTITMSERGIPSSYRHMNGYGSHTFSMINANGERNWVKFHLKTQQGIQTLTDAEAQTLIGQCRESHQRDLFDNIEKGEYPKWNMKIQIMSESDAAKCPFNPFDLTKVWSHKDFPLIDVGVLELNKNPENYFAEVEQSAFNPANIVPGIGFSPDKMLQGRLFSYGDAQRYRLGVNHQLIPVNKARCPFHSYHRDGSMRVDDNYGGTLGYEPNSYGEWQEQPESKEPPLNLEGAADHWSHREDDDDYFSQPGALFRMFKPEQQKALFENTARAMGDAPKEIKVRHIGNCLKADPAYGEGVANALGIPLSEVS; translated from the coding sequence ATGAACGACAAGAAAAAACTCACAACGATGGCGGGAGCGCCTGTTCCTGACAATCAGAACGCAATGACCGCAGGGCCGCGTGGGCCGATGCTTTTGCAGGATGTATGGTTTCTGGAAAAACTCGCCCATTTTGACCGGGAAGTGATTCCAGAACGGCGGATGCATGCGAAAGGGTCTGGCGCGTATGGCGCGTTTACGGTAACGCATGACATAAGCAAGTACACAAAAGCAAACATATTTTCTGAGATCGGAAAAAAAACCGATTTATTCGTACGCTTTTCAACCGTCGCAGGCGAACGCGGCGCCGCTGACGCAGAGCGTGATATTCGCGGATTCGCCATTAAATTTTATACCGAAGAAGGAAACTGGGACCTGGTTGGAAACAACACGCCGGTCTTTTTTCTACGCGATCCGCTTAAATTTCCTGATTTGAATCACGCCGTGAAGCGCGACCCAAAAACCAATTTAAGAAGCGCCCGCAACAATTGGGACTTTTGGACATCGCTGCCCGAAGCGTTGCATCAGGTAACCATCACCATGAGCGAACGGGGCATTCCCTCCTCATACCGCCACATGAACGGCTATGGGAGCCATACATTTAGTATGATTAACGCCAACGGGGAGCGCAATTGGGTGAAGTTTCATTTGAAAACCCAGCAAGGAATTCAAACCCTCACTGACGCCGAAGCCCAAACCTTGATTGGTCAATGCCGAGAAAGCCACCAACGCGACTTGTTTGACAACATCGAAAAAGGCGAGTATCCAAAATGGAACATGAAGATTCAGATCATGTCAGAGAGCGATGCGGCGAAATGCCCATTTAATCCATTTGACCTGACCAAAGTATGGTCGCATAAAGACTTCCCCCTGATTGACGTTGGCGTGTTGGAATTAAATAAAAACCCGGAAAATTATTTCGCTGAGGTTGAACAATCGGCTTTCAATCCCGCCAACATCGTTCCCGGGATCGGGTTTTCTCCCGATAAAATGCTTCAAGGAAGATTATTTTCTTATGGAGACGCGCAACGCTACCGCCTTGGAGTCAATCATCAATTGATTCCGGTTAATAAGGCGCGTTGTCCATTTCATAGTTACCACCGCGACGGCTCCATGCGCGTAGACGATAACTACGGCGGCACGTTGGGCTATGAGCCGAACAGTTATGGTGAGTGGCAGGAACAACCAGAATCAAAGGAACCGCCTCTCAACCTCGAAGGCGCGGCGGACCATTGGAGCCATCGTGAAGATGACGACGATTACTTCTCGCAACCTGGCGCATTGTTCCGTATGTTTAAACCGGAGCAGCAAAAAGCGCTATTCGAGAATACGGCGCGCGCAATGGGTGATGCTCCGAAAGAGATTAAGGTTCGCCATATTGGAAACTGCCTGAAAGCAGACCCCGCCTATGGTGAAGGGGTCGCAAACGCCTTAGGGATTCCACTGAGCGAAGTCTCATAA